From the genome of Geoglobus ahangari, one region includes:
- a CDS encoding nitroreductase family protein — protein sequence MEECFECVERVIKERRSHRVYDGRPVEREKLEKMIELAMWAPSAMNRQQWFFVVVSGKKLEELRDTLRKSFDHIHDRLKRFYADNPKVIRFTKQFFESLGNAPVVIFAYYIPTGDDYSDVQSVSAAIQNMLLAAHAMGLGTCWMTGPVHVEEEINRALGIEDKKFVAAITVGYPAKNPPVPPRRDVDKKVVWMV from the coding sequence ATGGAAGAGTGTTTCGAATGTGTCGAGAGGGTGATTAAGGAGAGAAGATCCCACAGAGTTTACGATGGCAGGCCTGTCGAGAGGGAGAAGCTCGAGAAGATGATAGAGCTCGCGATGTGGGCTCCATCGGCAATGAACAGGCAGCAGTGGTTCTTTGTCGTGGTTTCCGGGAAGAAGCTGGAGGAGCTGAGAGACACGCTGAGGAAGAGCTTCGACCACATCCACGACAGGCTGAAGAGGTTCTACGCGGACAACCCGAAGGTCATACGGTTCACCAAGCAGTTCTTCGAAAGCCTCGGAAACGCACCTGTTGTGATCTTCGCCTACTATATTCCAACCGGAGATGACTACAGCGATGTGCAGAGCGTTTCGGCCGCTATTCAGAACATGCTGCTTGCAGCCCATGCAATGGGCCTCGGAACCTGCTGGATGACTGGGCCTGTGCACGTGGAGGAGGAAATAAACAGGGCGCTCGGAATTGAGGACAAGAAGTTTGTGGCCGCAATAACAGTTGGGTACCCCGCCAAGAACCCGCCGGTTCCGCCGAGAAGGGATGTTGACAAGAAGGTAGTGTGGATGGTTTAG
- a CDS encoding adenylate kinase family protein, translated as MLAITGTPGVGKTSVAEVLRSRGYRVLHLNEIAEHYDCLEEDGEEKLVDLEALVERFSEDDFSADFVEGHLSHHIARRCVVLRCNPVELRRRMEGKGWSEEKIAENLEAEIIDYILVEALEVCEEVHEIDTTGKTPEEVADLVEKIFRGEVSLPPGGIDWIAELGDRIDEFVRR; from the coding sequence ATGCTCGCGATAACCGGGACTCCGGGGGTCGGCAAGACGAGCGTTGCCGAGGTGCTCAGGAGCAGGGGGTACAGGGTTCTGCACCTGAACGAGATAGCGGAGCACTACGACTGCCTCGAGGAGGATGGAGAGGAGAAGCTGGTCGACCTTGAGGCGCTCGTGGAGAGGTTCAGCGAGGATGATTTCAGCGCGGATTTTGTTGAGGGGCACCTCAGCCACCACATTGCCAGGAGGTGTGTGGTTCTCAGGTGCAATCCAGTGGAGCTGAGGAGGAGGATGGAGGGCAAGGGATGGAGCGAGGAGAAGATCGCGGAAAATCTTGAGGCCGAGATAATTGACTACATCCTTGTCGAGGCCCTTGAGGTCTGCGAGGAGGTTCACGAGATCGACACTACTGGCAAAACCCCAGAAGAGGTGGCGGATCTGGTGGAGAAAATATTCAGAGGGGAGGTAAGCCTCCCTCCGGGGGGCATTGACTGGATCGCAGAGCTTGGGGACAGGATAGACGAGTTCGTGAGGAGGTAG